In Hyalangium minutum, a genomic segment contains:
- a CDS encoding outer membrane beta-barrel protein yields the protein MIRSGLRAMALVVGLGVAGTALAQDEGPKGKVKVFLKGGVSDYTGDVGDGIDTGPAWGLTVNVQPLRLLGFELGYEGSRNTVSNDLLPDATLTRNGATGLVKIAPPFIDVVKPFVAAGLGASYISAKGGAGLYDSDLVEEVPVAAGIEFNTGNLTTGVRATYRWLVDESFAENTEPGNPQGGLFDAALTIGGRF from the coding sequence ATGATTCGGAGCGGACTGCGGGCGATGGCGCTGGTGGTGGGACTGGGGGTTGCGGGAACGGCGCTGGCGCAGGACGAAGGGCCGAAGGGCAAGGTGAAGGTGTTCCTGAAGGGCGGCGTGAGCGACTACACGGGCGACGTGGGCGACGGCATCGACACGGGCCCGGCGTGGGGTCTCACGGTGAACGTGCAGCCGCTGCGGCTGCTCGGGTTCGAGCTGGGCTACGAGGGCTCGAGGAACACCGTGTCGAACGATCTGCTGCCGGACGCGACGCTGACGCGCAACGGAGCGACGGGGCTGGTGAAGATCGCGCCGCCGTTCATCGACGTGGTGAAGCCGTTCGTGGCGGCGGGCTTGGGGGCCTCGTACATCTCGGCGAAGGGGGGGGCGGGGCTGTACGACTCGGACCTGGTGGAGGAGGTGCCGGTGGCGGCGGGCATCGAGTTCAACACGGGCAACCTGACGACGGGCGTGCGCGCGACGTACCGGTGGCTGGTGGACGAGAGCTTCGCGGAGAACACCGAGCCGGGCAATCCGCAGGGAGGCCTCTTCGACGCCGCGCTCACGATCGGCGGCCGCTTCTAG